Proteins encoded by one window of Microplitis demolitor isolate Queensland-Clemson2020A chromosome 6, iyMicDemo2.1a, whole genome shotgun sequence:
- the LOC128667987 gene encoding uncharacterized protein LOC128667987, protein MSDAKESKIPMDPGYLKMGNTTPRIDNKTYQKIIGSLLYICVNTRPDISAPVTILSQHINDTRQQDWNELQRILRYLKYTCTYELRLSNSSTANKELVGYADANWAESREDRKSNSGYLFKIFGGTVSWCCKKQDCVSISSTETEIVALAETCKEAVWLRELLKFFKQEQLHPTIINEDNQSCINSHKLAGLTNRNKHIDVKHYFARDLEQENVIKLKYCPTESNQADILTKPTGPVRLKTMVDQIGIKAAPQF, encoded by the coding sequence ATGTCAGATGCCAAGGAGTCTAAAATTCCAATGGACCCTGGATATCTAAAAATGGGAAACACGACACCACGCATCGACAACAAGACTTACCAAAAAATCATTGGGTCACTATTATATATCTGCGTTAACACTCGTCCGGACATTTCAGCACCAGTAACGATTTTGAGCCAACACATAAATGATACAAGACAGCAGGATTGGAACGAACTCCAACGTATCCTCAGGTACTTAAAGTACACATGCACCTATGAACTAAGATTAAGCAACTCATCAACGGCCAATAAGGAATTAGTCGGGTACGCTGACGCTAATTGGGCAGAGTCACGAGAAGATAGAAAATCTAACAGCGGCTACCTGTTTAAAATCTTTGGTGGAACTGTGAGCTGGTGTTGCAAAAAGCAGGACTGCGTATCAATATCTTCAACAGAGACGGAGATAGTAGCTCTAGCAGAAACATGCAAAGAAGCAGTTTGGTTGAGAGAATTGTTGAAATTCTTCAAACAAGAACAACTACATCCTACCATCATTAATGAGGACAACCAAAGTTGTATAAATAGTCATAAACTAGCTGGCCTAACGAACCGCAATAAACACATTGATGTCAAGCATTATTTTGCACGGGATCTAGAACAAGAAAACGTCATCAAATTGAAATACTGCCCCACCGAATCAAACCAAGCAGATATTCTAACCAAACCAACTGGACCGGTGAGATTGAAGACCATGGTGGACCAAATTGGTATCAAGGCAGCGCCACAGTTTTAG